From the genome of Staphylococcus haemolyticus, one region includes:
- a CDS encoding SAUGI family uracil-DNA glycosylase inhibitor translates to MKTTTQELKQYITRLFQLSNNETWECEALEEAAENILPERFINDTPLAHLTLETYTYYNDELHELSIYPFLMYANNQLISIGYLDHFDMDFLYLTDTKNTIIDERHLLKEGEKDHE, encoded by the coding sequence ATGAAAACAACCACTCAAGAACTCAAACAGTATATAACTCGTCTATTCCAACTATCTAACAACGAAACATGGGAATGTGAAGCGTTAGAAGAAGCAGCAGAAAATATTCTACCCGAACGTTTTATTAATGATACCCCACTTGCGCATCTTACACTTGAAACTTATACCTACTACAATGATGAGCTACATGAGCTAAGTATCTATCCATTTCTTATGTACGCCAATAACCAACTCATCAGTATTGGTTATCTGGATCATTTTGATATGGATTTTCTCTACCTCACTGATACTAAAAATACGATTATCGATGAACGTCATTTATTAAAGGAAGGAGAGAAAGACCATGAATAA
- the ssb gene encoding cassette chromosome ssDNA-binding protein: MSYKQEDDFKKLKNRILGISINLPEGQTFTFHDLNRRANVPCSKAVQQNVGRWFAYFVKHAPRVPFIIIGKNTNGHLVYMKVGPNPLNDSNPSKGGVR, encoded by the coding sequence ATGTCTTACAAGCAAGAAGATGATTTTAAAAAATTAAAAAATAGAATTTTAGGTATTTCAATTAATTTACCGGAAGGACAAACATTTACTTTCCATGACTTGAACCGTCGTGCAAATGTGCCGTGTTCTAAAGCAGTACAACAAAATGTTGGGCGTTGGTTCGCATATTTTGTAAAACATGCGCCACGTGTTCCATTTATTATTATCGGTAAAAATACCAACGGTCATTTAGTATATATGAAAGTCGGACCTAATCCACTCAATGATAGCAACCCTTCGAAAGGAGGTGTTCGCTAA
- a CDS encoding ArsR/SmtB family transcription factor has protein sequence MSYKELSLQLKILSDPSRLEILDLLSCGELCACDLLAYFQFSQPTLSHHMKILVDNELVSTRKDGTKRMYRLNHKSLDSINNELTYISSPTQQCMCKKIKTGECT, from the coding sequence ATGTCTTATAAGGAACTATCATTACAATTAAAAATTTTATCGGATCCAAGTCGATTAGAAATATTAGACTTATTATCTTGCGGTGAATTATGTGCTTGTGATTTATTAGCGTATTTTCAATTTTCACAACCTACATTAAGTCATCATATGAAAATTCTAGTAGATAATGAATTAGTATCTACACGAAAAGACGGTACTAAGCGCATGTACCGACTTAATCATAAGTCCTTAGATTCAATCAACAATGAATTAACTTATATTAGCTCTCCTACTCAACAATGTATGTGTAAAAAGATAAAGACAGGTGAATGTACATAA
- a CDS encoding DUF960 family protein, translating to MKINRYITRGISEQLSLDLQILLWNMVNERDNQNHTDYLHIFRLQKDENILSITHEQEQPAYKLEYHYTNYVKNQNALPKKVYVIREDDVDAFYYVMLLPEEY from the coding sequence ATGAAAATCAATCGATACATCACAAGAGGCATTAGTGAACAACTATCTCTAGACCTTCAAATCTTACTTTGGAATATGGTAAATGAAAGAGATAATCAAAATCATACAGATTACCTACACATTTTTAGACTACAAAAAGATGAGAATATACTCTCAATCACACATGAACAAGAACAACCCGCATACAAATTGGAATATCACTATACAAACTATGTAAAAAATCAAAATGCATTACCTAAGAAAGTCTACGTTATCCGAGAAGATGATGTAGACGCTTTTTATTATGTGATGCTTTTGCCAGAAGAATATTAA
- a CDS encoding DUF1643 domain-containing protein, producing the protein MNTIKSTTEAIFSDDEQHRYLLKKTWDEKKPACTVITMYPHLDGVLSLDLTTVLILNQLANTEQYGAVYLVNLFSNIKTSENLKHIKEPYDKHTDIHLMKAISESETVILAYGAYAKRPVVVERVAQVMEMLKPHKKKVKKLINPATNEIMHPLNPKARQKWTLK; encoded by the coding sequence ATGAATACAATCAAAAGTACGACAGAAGCCATATTTAGCGATGATGAACAACACCGCTACTTACTCAAGAAAACATGGGATGAAAAGAAACCTGCATGTACAGTGATAACGATGTACCCTCATTTAGATGGCGTATTATCACTCGATCTCACAACTGTTCTTATCCTCAATCAATTAGCTAATACTGAACAATATGGTGCTGTATATCTTGTAAATCTATTTTCCAATATTAAAACGTCTGAAAACCTTAAACATATTAAAGAGCCTTATGACAAACACACAGATATCCACTTGATGAAAGCAATAAGTGAAAGTGAAACAGTCATTCTAGCCTATGGTGCTTATGCGAAGCGACCAGTTGTTGTCGAACGTGTCGCACAAGTGATGGAAATGTTGAAACCTCATAAAAAGAAAGTCAAAAAGCTTATAAATCCAGCAACAAATGAAATCATGCATCCACTTAATCCTAAAGCACGTCAAAAATGGACATTGAAATAA
- a CDS encoding heavy metal translocating P-type ATPase, with product MNNNGEEHNPQNHMNHSNHMHHDNHASHHHSGHAHHHGNFKVKFFVSLILAIPIILLSPMMGVNLPFQFTFPGSEWVVLILSTILFFYGGKPFLSGGKDEIATKKPGMMTLVALGISVAYIYSLYAFYMNNFSSATGHTMDFFWELATLILIMLLGHWIEMNAVGNAGDALKKMAELLPNSAIKVMDNGQREEVKISDIMTDDIVEVKAGESIPTDGIIVQGQTSIDESLVTGESKKVQKNQNDNVIGGSINGSGTIQVKVTAVGEDGYLSQVMGLVNQAQNDKSSAELLSDKVAGYLFYFAVIVGVISFIVWMLIQNDVDFALERLVTVLVIACPHALGLAIPLVTARSTSIGAHNGLIIKNRESVEIAQHIDYVMMDKTGTLTEGNFSVNHYESFKNDLSNDTILSLFASLESQSNHPLAISIVDFAKSKNVSFTNPQDVNNIPGVGLEGLIDNKTYKITNVSYLDKHKLNYDDDLFTKLAQQGNSISYLIEDQQVIGMIAQGDQIKESSKQMVADLLSRNITPVMLTGDNNEVAHAVAKELGISDVHAQLMPEDKESIIKDYQSDGNKVMMVGDGINDAPSLIRADIGIAIGAGTDVAVDSGDIILVKSNPSDIIHFLTLSNNTMRKMVQNLWWGAGYNIVAVPLAAGILAFIGLILSPAIGAILMSLSTVIVAINAFTLKLK from the coding sequence TTGAATAATAATGGTGAAGAGCATAATCCTCAAAATCACATGAATCATTCCAATCACATGCATCATGATAACCATGCCTCACATCATCATAGTGGCCATGCACATCATCATGGAAATTTTAAAGTTAAGTTTTTTGTTTCATTAATTTTGGCAATACCTATCATTCTTTTATCGCCAATGATGGGTGTTAACTTACCTTTTCAATTCACATTTCCAGGTTCTGAATGGGTAGTGTTAATATTAAGTACAATTTTATTCTTTTATGGTGGTAAACCGTTCTTGTCTGGTGGTAAAGATGAAATTGCTACAAAAAAACCAGGCATGATGACCTTAGTTGCCCTAGGTATTTCAGTAGCTTATATTTATAGCTTGTATGCTTTTTATATGAATAACTTTAGTAGTGCAACTGGTCATACAATGGACTTTTTTTGGGAATTAGCAACCTTAATTTTAATTATGCTATTAGGACATTGGATAGAAATGAATGCTGTCGGAAATGCTGGAGATGCTTTAAAGAAAATGGCAGAACTGTTACCTAATAGTGCTATTAAAGTTATGGATAATGGCCAACGCGAAGAAGTTAAAATATCAGACATCATGACTGATGATATCGTCGAAGTAAAAGCCGGAGAAAGCATTCCGACAGATGGTATTATCGTTCAAGGACAAACATCTATAGATGAATCCCTAGTCACTGGAGAATCTAAAAAAGTACAAAAAAATCAAAATGACAACGTCATCGGGGGTTCTATTAATGGGTCTGGAACAATACAAGTCAAGGTTACAGCTGTGGGAGAAGATGGATATCTTTCTCAAGTTATGGGACTTGTTAATCAAGCACAAAATGATAAATCTAGTGCTGAATTGTTATCTGATAAAGTAGCGGGTTATTTATTCTACTTTGCTGTAATTGTTGGCGTGATTTCTTTTATTGTCTGGATGCTCATTCAAAATGATGTTGATTTTGCATTAGAACGTCTTGTAACTGTGTTAGTCATTGCTTGTCCACATGCTTTAGGCTTGGCAATACCTTTAGTCACTGCACGTTCTACTTCAATTGGTGCACATAATGGTTTAATTATTAAAAATAGAGAGTCTGTAGAAATAGCTCAACATATCGATTATGTAATGATGGATAAAACTGGTACTTTAACTGAGGGTAACTTTTCTGTGAATCATTATGAGAGCTTTAAAAATGATTTGAGTAATGATACAATATTAAGCCTTTTCGCCTCATTAGAAAGTCAATCTAATCACCCATTAGCTATAAGTATTGTTGATTTTGCGAAAAGTAAAAATGTTTCATTTACTAATCCACAAGACGTTAATAATATTCCAGGTGTCGGATTAGAAGGTCTAATTGATAATAAAACATATAAAATAACAAATGTCTCTTATCTTGATAAACATAAACTTAATTATGACGATGACTTATTTACTAAATTAGCTCAACAAGGTAATTCAATCAGCTATTTAATTGAGGATCAACAAGTCATTGGCATGATTGCTCAAGGAGATCAAATTAAAGAAAGCTCAAAACAAATGGTAGCTGATTTACTATCAAGAAATATTACACCAGTCATGCTTACAGGTGACAATAATGAAGTGGCACACGCTGTCGCAAAAGAATTAGGTATTAGTGATGTCCACGCACAACTCATGCCAGAAGATAAGGAAAGCATTATAAAAGATTATCAAAGTGACGGTAATAAAGTCATGATGGTCGGAGACGGTATCAACGATGCGCCGAGTCTTATAAGAGCCGATATTGGTATAGCAATTGGTGCAGGCACAGATGTTGCAGTAGATTCAGGTGATATCATACTTGTTAAAAGTAATCCATCAGATATTATTCATTTCTTGACCCTTTCAAATAATACTATGAGAAAAATGGTGCAAAACTTATGGTGGGGTGCAGGTTATAATATTGTTGCTGTACCTTTAGCAGCTGGTATTTTAGCGTTTATCGGCTTGATTTTATCACCTGCAATAGGTGCTATTTTAATGTCGCTAAGTACGGTTATTGTTGCAATTAATGCCTTTACATTAAAATTAAAATAA
- the cch1 gene encoding cassette chromosome replicative helicase, with protein sequence MSHYIIFEAGPYQLDSKAWRITFPPKKDGDKEKVVPISSCIVVEAKFWHASENTEKIIISNGKDKEHTFESDILTTRKLPSLIKYGHSINESYIKDLSYALQLMRDELPTSDLYDGSGIIETPHGYIVMVDTVYTSKQYDQLASLDPIVDSAYLLEPKGTFKDWLNMYMNEVKGHLLLELAVVFGISALVTAFLKYKQDVEFAGITFSFTGQSSTGKSTAAALAVSVAGNPTKGNQTLFRSWNGTRNALEGYLSNNYGIPIVFDELSSATFKDTTGLLYSITEGQGRQRSNVHGEVKTPKNWGTSVISTSEYSIFTDSAQNDGLRVRTIEINEQFTTNATNADNIKKAVALNYGHVLPLVAQYLINREEEVIQCFKDEHHWFKAKLKSEANNTGIRMFKRYAVITTSAKILGRVLATDIDIAKIRDYFIDYHAHTVSERSLADKAIEVITQFVAQNRGKFSDDTALKNMIENYGLIALKDDYIEVKIIATVFKDMLKEQHFQDVNNVVNALRDKGFIESDRDRITTKRTVKDDYGKKQSLVFYHLKLDSEYASIFGLTKDAEPIKAKINLDNKKMLESWKKQNDDLIDF encoded by the coding sequence ATGAGTCATTACATCATTTTTGAAGCAGGTCCATACCAATTAGATTCAAAGGCGTGGCGTATAACTTTTCCACCTAAAAAAGATGGAGATAAGGAAAAAGTAGTGCCTATATCTAGTTGTATCGTTGTTGAAGCTAAATTTTGGCATGCCTCAGAAAATACAGAAAAGATAATTATTTCTAACGGTAAGGATAAAGAACATACATTTGAATCTGATATTTTAACAACTCGCAAGTTACCTTCCTTGATTAAATATGGTCACAGTATCAATGAAAGTTATATAAAAGATTTGAGCTATGCACTACAGTTAATGCGCGATGAACTGCCTACTTCTGATTTATATGATGGCTCGGGCATCATAGAAACACCCCACGGTTACATTGTAATGGTAGATACCGTTTACACATCTAAACAATATGATCAGTTAGCATCTTTAGATCCTATTGTCGATAGTGCTTATCTATTAGAGCCTAAAGGGACATTTAAAGATTGGTTAAATATGTATATGAACGAAGTCAAAGGTCATCTTCTTCTAGAGTTAGCGGTCGTATTTGGAATTTCTGCCTTAGTGACAGCATTTCTGAAGTATAAACAAGATGTTGAATTTGCTGGTATCACCTTTAGTTTTACAGGCCAGTCATCAACCGGTAAATCAACAGCGGCAGCTTTAGCGGTATCTGTCGCTGGAAATCCAACCAAAGGTAATCAAACACTTTTTCGAAGTTGGAATGGCACACGTAACGCCCTTGAAGGTTACTTAAGTAACAATTATGGCATACCTATAGTATTTGACGAGCTCTCATCAGCAACTTTTAAAGATACAACAGGGTTATTGTATTCCATCACTGAAGGTCAAGGTCGTCAACGTTCAAACGTTCATGGAGAAGTTAAAACGCCTAAGAATTGGGGCACATCTGTCATTTCAACGTCAGAATACAGTATTTTTACTGATTCGGCTCAAAACGATGGGTTACGTGTAAGAACCATTGAAATTAATGAGCAATTTACTACAAATGCGACCAATGCTGACAATATTAAAAAAGCTGTGGCACTAAACTATGGTCATGTTTTACCGTTAGTAGCTCAATACCTTATAAATCGTGAAGAGGAAGTTATTCAATGTTTTAAAGATGAACATCATTGGTTTAAAGCTAAATTGAAGAGTGAAGCAAACAATACAGGTATTCGTATGTTTAAACGTTATGCAGTCATTACAACATCTGCGAAAATATTAGGTCGTGTTTTAGCTACAGATATTGATATCGCTAAAATAAGAGATTACTTTATTGATTATCATGCTCATACAGTCTCTGAACGATCACTGGCAGATAAAGCAATCGAAGTCATTACGCAATTTGTAGCACAAAACCGTGGTAAATTTTCTGATGACACAGCGTTAAAGAATATGATTGAGAATTATGGACTAATTGCCTTAAAAGATGATTATATCGAGGTCAAAATCATTGCGACTGTATTTAAAGATATGCTGAAAGAACAGCACTTCCAAGATGTCAACAATGTCGTGAATGCACTAAGAGATAAAGGATTTATCGAATCTGACCGTGATCGAATCACGACAAAAAGAACAGTAAAAGATGACTATGGCAAGAAACAGTCACTTGTCTTTTACCATTTAAAGTTAGATTCAGAATATGCGTCTATTTTTGGTCTAACTAAAGATGCTGAACCTATTAAAGCTAAAATTAACTTGGATAACAAAAAGATGCTTGAATCATGGAAAAAACAGAATGATGATTTAATTGATTTTTAA
- the ccrB gene encoding cassette chromosome recombinase CcrB, giving the protein MTQLKKKRIGLYARVSTEIQTNGYSIQSQLNQLKEYCQFQGYEVVDEYTDRGISGKTTQRPELQRILKDANDGKLDCIMVYKTNRLARNTSDLLTIVEELYKINVEFFSLTEKIEIASSTGKLMLQILASFSEFERNTIVENVYNGQRQRAIEGYYQGNLPLGYDKVPDSKKELMINQHEANIVKYIFESYAKGHGYRKIANALNHKGYVTKKGKPFSISSITYIISNPFYIGKIQFAKYRHWSDKRRKGLNEEPIIADGKHAPIIDKALWDKVQFKRQESRKKPQVHGKGTNLLTGIVKCPSPKCGAAMAASNTTNTLKDGTKKRIRYYSCSNFRNKGSKVCSANSVRADVLEKYVMDQILEIIKSKKVLKQLVEKVNERSQIDVSSLNHDIAYKQSQCEELKIKMHTLTKTIEDSPDLDSILKPTILNYQDELNQINNQIHQLEQDKQAEAPHYDADMIANILQTIFKDIDKLEKSQLKSLYLTVIDRIDIRKDEHHKKQFYVTLKLNNEIIKQLFNNHPLDEVLLSTSSLFLPQTLYLTI; this is encoded by the coding sequence ATGACACAACTCAAAAAGAAACGTATTGGATTATATGCCCGTGTATCGACTGAAATCCAGACGAACGGCTACAGCATTCAAAGCCAGTTAAATCAACTTAAAGAGTATTGTCAATTTCAAGGATATGAAGTCGTTGATGAATATACCGATCGAGGTATATCGGGTAAAACCACGCAACGTCCTGAACTACAACGTATATTAAAAGATGCAAACGACGGTAAGTTAGATTGTATTATGGTCTACAAAACCAATCGTTTAGCTAGAAATACCTCAGATTTATTAACTATTGTCGAAGAATTATATAAGATTAATGTCGAATTTTTTAGTCTAACTGAAAAAATAGAAATTGCCAGCTCAACTGGTAAATTAATGCTCCAAATCTTAGCTAGCTTCTCTGAATTTGAAAGAAATACAATTGTAGAAAATGTCTACAATGGCCAAAGACAACGTGCTATTGAAGGTTATTACCAAGGTAATTTACCTCTAGGCTATGATAAAGTGCCTGATAGTAAAAAAGAACTGATGATTAATCAACATGAAGCAAATATTGTTAAATATATTTTTGAGTCATACGCCAAAGGGCACGGTTATCGTAAAATTGCGAATGCATTAAATCACAAAGGTTACGTGACTAAGAAAGGGAAACCGTTTAGTATTTCATCCATTACCTATATCATCTCAAACCCTTTTTATATTGGAAAGATACAGTTTGCGAAGTATAGACACTGGAGCGATAAGAGACGAAAAGGACTCAATGAAGAACCGATTATTGCGGATGGTAAGCATGCGCCTATTATTGATAAAGCCTTATGGGATAAAGTACAGTTTAAACGCCAAGAGAGTCGTAAGAAACCACAAGTTCATGGTAAAGGGACCAATCTACTGACTGGGATTGTAAAATGTCCGAGTCCGAAATGTGGCGCAGCAATGGCCGCAAGTAATACAACTAATACTTTAAAAGATGGCACTAAGAAACGAATCAGATATTACTCATGTAGTAATTTTAGAAACAAAGGTTCTAAAGTATGTAGTGCTAATTCTGTTAGAGCAGATGTATTGGAAAAATATGTTATGGATCAAATATTGGAGATTATCAAAAGTAAAAAGGTATTGAAACAATTGGTTGAAAAAGTAAATGAAAGAAGTCAAATAGACGTCTCTTCTTTGAATCATGATATTGCCTATAAACAGTCACAATGTGAAGAACTAAAAATCAAAATGCATACACTAACGAAAACGATTGAAGACTCACCTGACTTAGATAGTATATTAAAACCAACAATACTTAACTATCAAGATGAATTGAATCAAATAAATAATCAAATACATCAACTAGAACAAGATAAACAAGCGGAAGCTCCACATTATGATGCTGATATGATTGCCAACATACTACAAACAATATTCAAAGATATAGACAAATTAGAGAAATCTCAATTGAAATCACTATATCTAACAGTCATCGATCGCATTGACATCAGAAAAGATGAGCATCATAAGAAGCAATTTTATGTTACGCTTAAACTGAATAATGAAATTATCAAACAACTATTTAATAACCATCCACTCGACGAAGTGCTCCTTAGCACTTCGTCTTTATTTTTGCCACAAACACTGTACCTTACTATTTAA
- the ccrA gene encoding cassette chromosome recombinase CcrA, whose translation MEEAIAYVRQSTLKQQSLATQKSLIMDTAKQYGWSHVTFYDDKKTGRHTKRSGYQKMVEMITSGKCKVLCCYRLNRLHRNLKNAIQFFEICKKHQVTIISVNDGYFDLSKEFDRFRLNILMSLAEMESNNISEQTRNGIREKAKQGKLITTHAPFGYRYKQGHFVVHEEEAYTVKVVYCWYLQGLGYKKISQHLDNNPKLIPRKPYQVRNILLNPNYCGRVINKYGTFNDIVPPIIDIDTFEEAQERRIHKQHNRSNSRNKLKRRIKCPYCQSTLTNLTIKKENYSLRYYVCPKNMNEAYHTCPFKGINAQMIETEILSTCKAYCDNQSFHDKLNKTVLKALKHQQIKHKETHLTQAQLIEKLAQNRIDVKTFKRLSASCKSEENYPTYSTYQIDDKLKYVIKNKITLQDIAPLIDEITITQTKQLQGIYFKNTPLNIVEQSHLITPERNEVI comes from the coding sequence ATGGAAGAAGCCATTGCTTACGTACGTCAAAGTACATTAAAACAACAAAGCTTAGCGACACAGAAATCACTTATTATGGATACTGCTAAACAATATGGATGGTCTCATGTGACGTTTTATGATGATAAAAAAACAGGTCGACATACAAAACGTTCGGGCTATCAAAAAATGGTAGAAATGATTACATCTGGAAAATGTAAAGTATTATGTTGTTATCGTCTGAATCGACTTCATCGTAATTTGAAAAACGCTATACAATTCTTTGAAATTTGTAAAAAGCATCAAGTCACAATCATCAGCGTGAATGATGGCTATTTTGACTTATCTAAAGAATTTGATCGCTTTCGCCTAAACATACTTATGAGTCTAGCTGAAATGGAGTCTAATAATATCAGTGAACAGACACGAAATGGGATAAGAGAAAAAGCCAAACAAGGTAAGCTAATCACAACTCATGCTCCGTTTGGTTATCGTTACAAACAAGGTCATTTTGTTGTACATGAAGAAGAAGCGTATACAGTCAAAGTGGTCTATTGCTGGTACTTACAAGGGCTAGGCTACAAAAAAATTTCCCAACATTTAGATAACAACCCTAAGCTTATTCCACGTAAGCCCTATCAAGTTAGAAATATTCTCTTGAACCCTAATTATTGTGGTCGTGTCATTAATAAATATGGAACATTTAATGATATCGTTCCACCTATTATTGATATTGATACGTTTGAAGAAGCACAAGAGCGTCGTATTCATAAACAACACAATCGATCCAATTCTAGAAATAAGTTAAAGCGACGAATCAAATGTCCTTACTGTCAATCAACATTAACAAACTTAACGATAAAAAAAGAAAATTACTCTCTACGTTACTACGTTTGTCCTAAGAATATGAATGAAGCTTATCATACGTGTCCATTTAAAGGTATCAATGCACAAATGATTGAAACAGAGATCCTCAGCACTTGTAAAGCGTATTGTGACAATCAATCATTTCATGACAAATTAAATAAGACAGTACTAAAAGCTCTAAAACACCAACAAATAAAGCATAAAGAAACCCATCTAACACAAGCACAATTGATTGAAAAGCTAGCTCAAAATCGTATTGATGTAAAAACGTTCAAACGTTTATCTGCTAGTTGTAAAAGTGAAGAGAATTATCCTACTTATTCAACCTACCAAATCGATGACAAATTAAAATATGTCATAAAAAATAAAATAACTTTACAGGACATAGCACCTTTGATTGATGAAATTACAATAACTCAAACTAAACAATTACAAGGAATCTACTTTAAAAATACTCCACTCAATATCGTTGAACAATCACATTTAATAACTCCTGAAAGGAATGAAGTCATATGA
- a CDS encoding YdhK family protein: MIKKLFFMILGSLLILSACSNNDEKDKDTNDQKSESHMKHNDESKVPEGMKSTNEGEFKVGDKVTITAGHMPGMKGAEATVKGAYKTYAYVVSYKPTNGNEKVNNHKWVVNEEIKDAPKDGFSKGDTVKLEASHMSGMKGATVNIDNVKKTTVYVVDYKSKDNGKIIKNHKWMTGNELKAR, translated from the coding sequence ATGATTAAAAAATTATTTTTTATGATATTAGGATCATTACTAATATTATCAGCTTGCTCCAATAATGATGAAAAAGATAAAGACACTAATGACCAAAAAAGTGAGAGCCATATGAAGCATAATGATGAAAGTAAAGTTCCTGAAGGTATGAAATCGACTAATGAGGGTGAATTTAAAGTAGGAGATAAAGTAACGATTACAGCAGGGCATATGCCAGGTATGAAAGGTGCAGAAGCTACTGTAAAAGGTGCGTATAAAACATATGCTTATGTTGTAAGTTATAAACCCACAAATGGAAATGAAAAAGTAAACAATCATAAATGGGTCGTAAACGAAGAGATCAAAGATGCACCTAAAGATGGATTTAGTAAGGGCGATACTGTTAAATTAGAAGCAAGTCATATGTCTGGTATGAAAGGTGCTACAGTCAATATAGATAACGTGAAAAAGACTACTGTTTACGTAGTTGATTACAAATCCAAAGATAATGGTAAAATCATTAAAAATCATAAATGGATGACAGGAAATGAACTGAAAGCACGATAA